The window GAGCATGGTGACTTTATGGGACCCCCTTTTGTCCTTGATCTCGCGTCTAGACAATTCCAGCTTGGAGCAATAGCAGGTCCAGAGAGCACTACATGGACTCTGGGGGCATCGGCAAGATTACATGGATTGATTGATTCCATGAGAGGCGCCAGCTACCATCCAGGTCTTTGGTTTGGCAGTGTTGCTTTCGTCAACGTTAGATCACCACGCTCCATCGTTGCCAAAAGCCTAGCTTATCCCCGCGCTTGGTAGCGTTATGATGTATATATAGTTCAGACTCTTCAGGTGGAGAGACGATGCGGCCAGGGACGAGGTTATTCGGATGGTTTGCTATATTAAAAAAAATACCATTCAAAGAGAAAGTACCAACGTAAGACCAGTTACATTTATCTCTCGTTTACATTCACTCAACACATTCAGCAGGCTCGTTATACAGATATCAGAATTCACATCATCTCATTTTCATTTCTTCAGTTCCTCTACATAATTCCATACCACATCTCCATTCCCTGAGTAaagccccccctccctttccctctcgcATGGCTTGCTTGCTTCTCGACAACGCCCAAAACGCCAGTGCTGAATATAAGccacccatcatcccatACCATACCAAAAAAAAGGGTCAGGTTTCAAAAATCACACACAAATAAAGCCAAAACTCTATATCCCCAGCGTAGAACAAACAAAAATTGCAAGAGTAAAACACATGTGCAGAAGGGCAAAAGGGgcgatgtgtgtgtgtgtgcaaGGGGCTTAATATGTACAAGTCGACTTCGTGTTGCTCGtcggaaagaaaaaaagatccATTAGGGTTGTGTTTATTTTTCTCCGTTGAATCTCTGAAAAGATGGCAAGGGTAAAAATCGGAGGTCATGAAAATAAGCTCAATCATCACCGCGGGGGAGACCTCCTTGGTGATCTGGCCGACCTCGCCGACGGGGCGCGGGATACACGTGTCGTGGTCGTCCTCGTTACCCTGCTCCCTTGCCTGCTATGGCGGTGGGATCGGCGGGTTCGTCTGTCGCTGCTGAGGGAGcctggttggggttgttagTGATTCATTTGCAAATGGTGTGGAAGGGGGTCAGGGAGAAAACGTACTAGGACTATCGTTTGTGTAAACATCAGAGTAGTAGCTGCTGCTGATATCACTCCTGCTCCTGACCGGggctctcttcttcttatcCTTCTTCAATCCGAGCAGCAACGCAAGAGTGCCAAGCGCGgctcccatccccaacaggCCGGCGCCGCTCTTCTTATCCTTTCGCGATGATACTGTGCTAGGTCGGCCGCCATACCACGAACCGTGGTTGGTGCGCCCGGCGTGCGAGGATCCGCGGCGGGTGTAGCGCTCTTCCTCGATGATGGTCTCCTTTGTtctcttgtccttcttgccgAACCCAAGAATGGCCATGACACCGTGCCAAAGACCCCTGACGACGCAGCAAGCGCagatggcgaggagaagggcgaCACCGGCGATGGAGCCAATGACGATACCGGCGATGGCACCGGGGCTCAAGCCACCGGCTGTGCCGCCCTCCACTGGTTCCGCGTCATCCCCCGTCTGAATAGCTCCACCAGCCGAGTTCGTCGTTGTCGCGGTGCCGCTAGTAACGCGAAATGGCGCGCTGAACTGGGTGGTGACGGTTTGCACGGcagtgttggtgtttgtcaCGATAACCACGCCTCCGGGGCCAGCACCGGGGTTGGCCATACACTGCCCGGCGTGTTGGCAGTATTGCCAAGAGTCGCAGCAGATCGATCCGCAGGCAATCCACCCGCTGCCGGCCTCGGGAATGCAGTCGGCGCCGCTGACACCGGTCGCAGCTGGAATGACGGATTGCCATGTTTTGGTATAAGTCTTGGTCTCAGTCCAGGTTGTCGTGTACCAGGCCACTCCACCGCCTGCTCCCGCAGCCGGTGTGCAGGCTGCTATCCCGTTGTTGGTGACGCATGCTGAGTTGTTGTCGCAGCAGTACTGGTTTTGGTAACCGCATGGTACTGGGCAGCCGTCGCGCTGAACGAGATAGCCATAACCAGCGGCGTATAAACCGTTGTTGAAGGGGATCGCAGCGGCCGAGCCGGCTAGGAAAAGCCAGAGCCGCAACATTTTGGGGAGCGAGCTGAGAGACTGTCTCGGGAAGTTGGTCGCTTGATGTGTGttctggtgatgatgaccgCAAAAGTGATTGAAAGCCCGCCGGAGCGGTGAGATGGCGCCGATAGCTTGTGAAGCCGGGAAAAATTCTCAATGTTGACGCGATCCTGCTCGGCGCAATCCAATGAATGACAATTTGCCAAATCGTAAAGTCGTGGATGTCGTGTAAAACAGCTTTTCGCCCGTGATTCTCCTGTCCGTTTGGGGGTCTGAGTTCGGCGACGAGATGCGTGTAAGTCGACTCTTGGTGACAGACCCGCTCAAGATAGCTTGCGATAACACCTTGAATGGAGCTTCAAAGCAGCTCTCTTGTCAATAGTGTGGTGAGACAGTGCAAGATgcaaaagaaggaaaaatTACAGGAGAAAAGAATGCCTAGGACTTGGGGAAACGGACTGGGAGGAAAACCGGGCGGGGAATGCAGTTTGGCGGGATTTATTGCAAAAGTCGCGAATTGGAAATGGCTGGGTGAGGTGACGGTGGTCGGGCTCAGTGTGGGTTGTGttcccaacctccccgcgAACCGAAGCTGTCACGACCAATCCACCCACTGTCACCCAGCCTCTCGGTTTTCACGCCCACCTCTCGTCATCTTTCTCTCCCCTTGCACCCTTGGTTGGACCTGACCCATCGTTTTGTAACGgatccttcttccccttcccctcctttctGCATCGTGTTCAGGGTCCTGCTTCTTTTGCGCAAGCGTTTTCTCGGCCGATCTAGATCTTTGACCTACAACAGCGCCTCGGTCCTGTAGGTCCGGCTCGGGTGTTGCATGGACGGGGGAATATGCGCGAGTGAGCTGGCAGCCCGCAGGAGGTGCCTGTACCTGTCCAGCGGTCAAACAGCCCCAATCCATGCCCGACAGACAGGAGCTGGTTTGGCCTGTTGCCCTGCTTTTTTAGAGCCCCCCCTTCCGTGCCCCTTTTTGATGGTGACGTCCACTGTTTACCACTCAGGCCCCGCCATCTTGGCTCACTGGACGATTATCACTTATCGCATGATCCTTGCAACATCCCGTTGCGCGCGCATGTGCAAGACCCCGTCCCCATCAGCCAGAGGCCTTGGCCATGGCAGTGAAGAGGAGACACCAACATATTCGATTTACTAGACACGTGATGTATGGGTGAGTGACGCCGtattatatatatatatatatatctgcGGTATATCAACGACTTGGAAATCCCACTTATAAGAGAACTGTTCTATACCTGTCAGTTTGGCCAAGCTGAGAACAGGATTTGGATATCCTGGATTCGTACGGAGTAGGTAGACAATTTTTCATTAAGGTTGGCGCCAGTTTGCTTCTCGTATAGATAGTAGCAATTGAAAGGCCTGCTGCCTTGACAGGATCGAGTGTTTGGCGTTGGTTCGGTTGACGGCGCGGACAGCTGCAAGAGAGACGTCCACGCCTCACCCAGCGATGCCAAGCCCACTGGCGCAGTTACGTAACTTGGGTTGGCCCGCTCCCAGCTGCTGAGAGCTTCATGCCAACCTCGAAGTCCCAGCTCCCACATTGACATTCCCGACTTCACCATTTGATACCCACGGTTGCCTGCACCATGTCGCTCGATCCACCGACGTATCTGGCCTCGCTGCAAAGCAACATCCGTCAGCGGCCGATTCCCTGGGATGGCGCCGTGCGCGCAGGAACCCTGACCGAAGAGCAGCTCGCTCGCATCCGCTCCGTCGATAAGGTCAAGAAAGACGTGCGCAAACAGACAATCGAGTCCGATCTGGAGGGATATAGCGCCCTGTTCGTGGGAGGATCAGGGAAGAAGAGTGTGTTGGAATTGGCCGCCAAGCGCCAGGATGTGGTCCAGTatatcctcgtcctcctgaACGACCTCCTCACAAGTATGTCGTCCTTTCCCACGCCGAGCCATCACAGCTTCCCATGTGAAATCTGATGGCCCCTTCTTTCCGTGGCAGAAAGCAACTCCTCCCGGACGATGCCCGACATGGATTCTGTCATCTTTCAGAACTGTACCCTGTATTGCAAAGTGCTCTAGCTAACCTAGAATCCATCTTGCTAGCCGTCCCCGCGCTCTCCAAAGCACTTGCTAAGACTGGCGATCCCTACCAACATTTCATTCCTCTTCTCGGCCACAGAACTGTAACCGACGATCCGATCCCGCTTCTGACCTCGACTGTGCTCGTCAGTCTCATGGCTGGTTCCAGAGACGAGTCCCAGGCCGCCTCCAAggccctccccctcatctaCAGTTATCTCTCGTCCCTCACAACGAATTCCGACGCAGGTCTTCAGGATATCGGTGTGCAAGAGTACTCATCACTTTTGTATGGTCGTGTTCCCAGGGCGCAGTTTTGGGAGCAGCGGAGCGAGACTGTGGCCCCCCTGGTAAAGATTCTACGAGCGGCAGCGGGTATTGGCAGCGGTGGTGACGCCACGGCCAGCCTCTGGAGTGGGACAACGAATCCCTCTAGAAGCGGCTTTGAGGGCTCTCtcggtggaggggtcggtCTTCAGTTGCTTTACCATGTGCTGTTAGTCATCTGGCAGCTCAGCTTTGAGGCTGCCGATATTGGCGACGATCTCAACAAGTAAGGCGATGCCTGTCTGTCACATGTTGTTCGGTAGTGCTAACTGACCCAGGGAATACGACTTCATCGCTCTTTACACCCAGCTTCTCCGACTCTCccccaaggagaagaccaCCCGCCtactcctctccaccctcctcaacatcctcaccgCTAATCAAAACACGCTGCTTGCCATCGCAGTACTTGCCCGCCTCCCAACCCTTTTGGAGACCCTCAAAACGAGACAGTTCAACGACCCCGATCTGAGAGAAGATCTGGACCGGCTCCGCGAGCTGCTCGAGGAGTACACCAAAACCAAGACCACCTTTGACGAGTATGTAGGCGAAGTCAACTCTGGCCGTCTGCACTGGTCCCCACCCCACCGCAACACAGTTTTCTGGGCCGAGAACGCCCGCAAGATTCTAGACTACGAGAACGGCGCGCTTATCCGCAAGCTGGTGGATATTATGAAGCAGCCGTGGGAGGACGACAAATCGGTGCTGGCGATTGCGTGCAATGATGTTGGGTGTTTGGTGCGTGAGGTGCCCGAGAAGAGGGGCCAGCTGGAGAAACTTGGTTTAAAgacgagggtgatggagctgatgggggaggcggacGAGAATGTACGGTGGGAAAGTTTGCGTGCcttgggtggttggttgcAGTACAGCTTTGATACGAAATAGGGGGAGGTTGAATTGTGGTGTATGTTGAGTTGAGGGCGAGCATTGGGCAACGGGCAAGGGGTTTTTTAGACCGGCTTTTTTTTAGCTTCATCATGAATGTACTGAATGCACCTGTATACCTGCcgtgtttgtttgttggtaGTCATCTGATTGACATGATAAGAGGGGTGAGTTGTtgaaagaaaggggggataTCCCTTATCTTATCGGAGCTCTCATCTGCATCTAAGTCATGTCTTGGCCGGTGACATCACTAGCCTCATTTCCATTCTTTATCGATTAGACATTGCTCTACACACCTAAATTGATTGAGTTACTCGAATCTACATAGCAGTGTTGCTAGTAAAAGACGAAAAAACAATCAGAAAAATAAGAGAAATCTAGATTTCTTAAAATGGTTAAAAGAGTAAGTTCGTCCCGTCTTATCATCTGGGCGTgagtgatggaggggtcAGTCTCCCCACCTTGTCTGGCCTCGCcctgtctgtctctctcaTATCAAAGGTCTGGCTAAcacgatgatgatggttctTAGGTTTATTTCCTCGCTCATGGGGGGATGGTGCAAGGTTGGTTAATATACCATGCCGCCCGATTACTGTAGTAGATATTGTCCGGTTAACACGGTtatttccttttttttttttgggaaatGAACAGGAGTTGGATTTCGGtatgtttcttttttttctttctcgacTTGGCTTCCTCTTatcacccccccaccccccgtaGTGTCTGCTACAAAAAGATTTCGAATAGCTGGAAGCTGATATATACATCCATGGTAGATACTTCACCCGCGCCCGCGCAGCCGAGCACAAGCTCACCGGCTGGGTCCGAAACACATACAACAACAAGGTCGAGGGCGAGGCTCAGGGGGCGGAGGACGCCCTCTCCAAGTTCCTCAAAGAGGTGGACAAGGGGCCGAGAGGCTCCCAGGTTGTCAAACTCGACAAGGAGGATcgggatgtggtggagggagaggagggttttgaGATTCGTCGCTGATCAAAACAAATACAacaccccacccacccaatcTTGCGCGCCTATAGACGAGACCTATAGAGAGAGAGGGCAGAATAATCAAGACAACACCCAATTCAAAAGATCGACCCACGCTTTATTGTTGTGTTTTGTGATGCTACTACTATCTTCATGTTTGCTACCGCTCACTGGATATCTCTCATCATTCGCTCCTCTTGTCTAAGTAACCTAGCCTCGTCTGTTCCTGTATATATATGTAACTTCGTTAAcatctcttcttttttctttcccttaAACTAACCTATATCCCACCATTGCCGCCCCCATTAACCAACCTGTCAAGTTCCCTACCACGCCATGCCCGCCCAGTTCATCCATGTGACAAAAAACGCAATGCTTTCACAAAACAATTATATCCTCCTTCATGTCTTCTACCAGTACCTCAATGTTTCTCTCCTAACTCAACAAACATCCAATTACGCAAAAGTcatctcaatctccttctccttcccaaaATCATCGTCCTCGTAGTCCGCCCAGGGATCCGCCAACGCGATATTCGGGAGGGTTTGCGAGCCTCTCAGTTCCGGGCGGGGTGGCTCATGGCTGTTGTTATTATTGATGCCGCTGTAGTCCATTCCCCTACTCGTTgacgttgttgttgttgttgttgttgttgttgttgttgttgttgttattgttgttatTGCCGCGGTCGGCGAGGAAGACTTGCGATCATCAATCCCAGTATCAAACGTCATTTgtatcccatcatcatcgtccccaaatccaccaccgccaccataCGCCGGGTAATAGCCACTGTCTTGCTTGCCGCCGCCCACAGAGATGCTAGAGTACCCCTGAtacgccggtggtgatgccgccGAGCGGTACTCATCCGATCCCCCATTCCTGCTCGGAGACCCAAACCCAGACGGAACAGCATCATAACTCTTGCTCTCCCTCAAACTGTCCCCCCTAGTCCGTGACGAATCCAGCTTCATAGGCGGCAGCGTACTCTTAATCTCCTTCACCTGcagcacctcctcatccacgcTCTGACCAttctgcttgctgctggccgcCTCCTTAGCCAGCTCGGCACGAATAGCGTCCACGTCAAACAACACTCCATGGTTATTcccctccttgtcctccgTCTTGCCGCTAGACTTTGCACCACCCGTCTTGGAAGAATCCTCATACACCTCCCACTCCTGCTTCTGCAGCTTCTGCTTCCTGCCAAACAAGCTAAACcgattcttcttctcattcgacttcccctccctctccagctctttTCTCGCCTCCTCGATCTCGTTGATGAGCTCGCGCTGCCGTTCCTGGTGGTTATCCGGGTCTGGGTCTTCGATTTCGGTGAACTCGTCGctctccaccaaccacccgcaCTCACGAAGCAAACGGGGCATAGCGGTACGGTAATACATATGTCCGACAACCCATTCAGACACATCCATGTTTTCAAGCCCAGGGATGCCCTCAATCGGCGCCAGCCCTGCGACGTGCCTGATGCCGCCGTTGGTCAGGCGGAACAGGTACCCAAGAATCCAGTCATTTCTGTTGTATCCGCTGACGAAGCGCCCTGACACCACCGAGCGAGCCCGCAGGTACTCGTCGGCGTTGACGACGATGGGGCTTCCAAACAGGTAGACATTTTGCACCAGGCCGAAGGCGCCCTTTTTGGCGAGCTCCTTCAAGCAAGAGAAGATGACGCGGCTGCCGAGGGAGTACCCGACCAGTGTCACGGGACGAGTACCCAAGTTGCGGTCAATGAGCGAATCTGCCAGAATGAGACCGGCCATGTTGGCACGGTCGAGAGACACGGTCCATGGGTTGTCGATCAGATAGGAGAGCTTGGTGAGAATGACAGGGATCTGGAGACCAGACATCAGGGCTGCCAGGAACGTGCTGGCAAGGACCTGCTGAAGACCTTGTGTGAGAGCCTACATCACCTGTGTCAGCAGAGatttccccccttctcctgctttTGCTAAACATACCTCTGTTGCCAGAATGTTGATGGTGTCACCCATACTGGTCAACATTTCCGGCTCCCACAACACCGAGTATATATCACCCATGACTGGGTCTACAGTACTAAACGGCAACCGGACGTCGTCGACCTTGCCCGTCATCCATCCGGAGACAGTGACGATGAGGTTCActctcttgttgttgttcagcgGTCTGTACTCGAAAGTCTTGACAGCTCCGGTTCTCCGGTTAGCAGCTCTGACACCAACAATGCTTCCCGACGCCGCTGCAGTCGACGTGATGATAGCAGCACCTCCAACGCCACTAAGAAACGCGGTTGTCCCACCGACACCAATCGCCGAAAACCCCATTGCTAGACCGGTACCGATCATAGGAGCCGCCAATCCCGCAGATAACCCAATAATCAAGCCGCCGCCAACCGTAGCAAGGCCCATCATGGCATAGCGCTTTGTCAAAGCGCGCTGCCGGCGATTTTCCATGTGCTCTGTTTCATCCCAGTTCTCCTTTTCAGCGCTCTGTTGCATTTCCAGCGCATCCgtcaccttcttctcgaaTCTGCAAATATCGAGCCAGCTGATTTCCAAGTCCTTCGCCACCCTTTCCAGCAGCACCCTGGCCCTCGAATCGTAGATGGAGTCCGCAATCAGCACAAGGAACAGATCACACAGAACCGTCCACCTGATGTCGATATCAATCTTTTGCGCCGTCGACATCTGAGAGGGCACCTGGACAGGCTCAGCGAGCTCCGATTCGTTGTTACTCGAGtacggcggtggaggttcTGCATTGTCGTccgagttggtggtgacgagcGAAGCAGCACGGGAAGGCCTCGAGCTGGTCGACGTCcatttctccttctcctccgccattgGGTTCTTCACACGAGCGTTCGCCATCAAAACAGGCGTCAAGTCTGCTGGAATGACCCCATGGGCGCTCAACTGTTCAATCATGACCTGCTCATCCGAACTGATATCCATGTGCGAATACAGTCgaatcatcatcttctggcTCC is drawn from Podospora pseudocomata strain CBS 415.72m chromosome 1 map unlocalized CBS415.72m_1, whole genome shotgun sequence and contains these coding sequences:
- a CDS encoding uncharacterized protein (BUSCO:EOG0926146A; COG:S; EggNog:ENOG503NUHJ) translates to MPGVDGPSAGNDQNGPSPTTTTKDAPPASKPAVELDDFGLPIRKYVPPPIEMSEGSDGGDVATSANGSKSPQMGATTVQDDGLWRIENGRKAGQSVAGSTKAKSDGIRNGEESGSDDEFKDAVSQRRGVDEKKKEPGASSVTFSKELEQSSKTTPTGTSAQTSTGLDSEPAAIKGGEEDSERTKNETVDQAVQETKNPQGHQRNKSSVANMPAEASEYSHQQLTAKQPEKVQGDDDGWQTMPAYAPYDIYDDDNRLIAKEYHEEDDDQKYGYGNLGGAGKGYTKVLVDDDAESATSMDENTQYLFQGRDAAGTSITEDEENQRDAVSQLQATKGLLTEGQRIAYVGLTRLELSAMVKTVEESIGVSSKSKKHVATAAESMQMWSQKMMIRLYSHMDISSDEQVMIEQLSAHGVIPADLTPVLMANARVKNPMAEEKEKWTSTSSRPSRAASLVTTNSDDNAEPPPPYSSNNESELAEPVQVPSQMSTAQKIDIDIRWTVLCDLFLVLIADSIYDSRARVLLERVAKDLEISWLDICRFEKKVTDALEMQQSAEKENWDETEHMENRRQRALTKRYAMMGLATVGGGLIIGLSAGLAAPMIGTGLAMGFSAIGVGGTTAFLSGVGGAAIITSTAAASGSIVGVRAANRRTGAVKTFEYRPLNNNKRVNLIVTVSGWMTGKVDDVRLPFSTVDPVMGDIYSVLWEPEMLTSMGDTINILATEALTQGLQQVLASTFLAALMSGLQIPVILTKLSYLIDNPWTVSLDRANMAGLILADSLIDRNLGTRPVTLVGYSLGSRVIFSCLKELAKKGAFGLVQNVYLFGSPIVVNADEYLRARSVVSGRFVSGYNRNDWILGYLFRLTNGGIRHVAGLAPIEGIPGLENMDVSEWVVGHMYYRTAMPRLLRECGWLVESDEFTEIEDPDPDNHQERQRELINEIEEARKELEREGKSNEKKNRFSLFGRKQKLQKQEWEVYEDSSKTGGAKSSGKTEDKEGNNHGVLFDVDAIRAELAKEAASSKQNGQSVDEEVLQVKEIKSTLPPMKLDSSRTRGDSLRESKSYDAVPSGFGSPSRNGGSDEYRSAASPPAYQGYSSISVGGGKQDSGYYPAYGGGGGFGDDDDGIQMTFDTGIDDRKSSSPTAAITTITTTTTTTTTTTTTTSTSRGMDYSGINNNNSHEPPRPELRGSQTLPNIALADPWADYEDDDFGKEKEIEMTFA
- a CDS encoding uncharacterized protein (EggNog:ENOG503P20I) translates to MLRLWLFLAGSAAAIPFNNGLYAAGYGYLVQRDGCPVPCGYQNQYCCDNNSACVTNNGIAACTPAAGAGGGVAWYTTTWTETKTYTKTWQSVIPAATGVSGADCIPEAGSGWIACGSICCDSWQYCQHAGQCMANPGAGPGGVVIVTNTNTAVQTVTTQFSAPFRVTSGTATTTNSAGGAIQTGDDAEPVEGGTAGGLSPGAIAGIVIGSIAGVALLLAICACCVVRGLWHGVMAILGFGKKDKRTKETIIEEERYTRRGSSHAGRTNHGSWYGGRPSTVSSRKDKKSGAGLLGMGAALGTLALLLGLKKDKKKRAPVRSRSDISSSYYSDVYTNDSPSSLSSDRRTRRSHRHSRQGSRVTRTTTTRVSRAPSARSARSPRRSPPR
- a CDS encoding uncharacterized protein (EggNog:ENOG503Q4ET; COG:G), whose product is MVKRVYFLAHGGMVQGWLIYHAARLLYFTRARAAEHKLTGWVRNTYNNKVEGEAQGAEDALSKFLKEVDKGPRGSQVVKLDKEDRDVVEGEEGFEIRR
- the VMA13 gene encoding H(+)-transporting V1 sector ATPase subunit H (EggNog:ENOG503NY79; COG:C; BUSCO:EOG09263E9V), with translation MSLDPPTYLASLQSNIRQRPIPWDGAVRAGTLTEEQLARIRSVDKVKKDVRKQTIESDLEGYSALFVGGSGKKSVLELAAKRQDVVQYILVLLNDLLTTVPALSKALAKTGDPYQHFIPLLGHRTVTDDPIPLLTSTVLVSLMAGSRDESQAASKALPLIYSYLSSLTTNSDAGLQDIGVQEYSSLLYGRVPRAQFWEQRSETVAPLVKILRAAAGIGSGGDATASLWSGTTNPSRSGFEGSLGGGVGLQLLYHVLLVIWQLSFEAADIGDDLNKEYDFIALYTQLLRLSPKEKTTRLLLSTLLNILTANQNTLLAIAVLARLPTLLETLKTRQFNDPDLREDLDRLRELLEEYTKTKTTFDEYVGEVNSGRLHWSPPHRNTVFWAENARKILDYENGALIRKLVDIMKQPWEDDKSVLAIACNDVGCLVREVPEKRGQLEKLGLKTRVMELMGEADENVRWESLRALGGWLQYSFDTK